The following proteins are co-located in the Castanea sativa cultivar Marrone di Chiusa Pesio chromosome 8, ASM4071231v1 genome:
- the LOC142605811 gene encoding zinc finger BED domain-containing protein RICESLEEPER 1-like, which translates to MASASETQCSTNEVPVAPTPTNEAPQTAAMDTNAAISNLPPIEEGERAECKYCGKTYAAGSKTYGTTNLRTHLEARCEKYPYGKKRKQDKTQMTLAFRLKKSDDADGANSNSLIAVSYNESMCGEALARMIIVDELPFKFVEHEGFRNYSNVLQPRFTVPTRTTIARDCIRLYSIERDRLKIFLEKSTQRISLTTDTWTSIQNINYMCLTAHFIDDDWQFHKRILNFCQVPNHKVDNAASNSGTVTYLNRITKEWGASILGGEFMQMRCCAHIVNFIVMEGLKSLHESIFKVRNAVRWNSTYMMLENAEKFQRAFEKLRVNDAQYICYFLDDGSGKKILGPPDFEDWDNVKVFVKFLKLFYEVTLRFSGSLHVTSNIFFHELCVMKIELTNLCESEDPLLSMMARDMHEKFDKYWGDIKKLNLMMFVAIVLDSRSSGREHDKQGERALVRMYEHYCDCDGYSNGEGQDGSSSNNVETRPVQHPHALVKSIYKMHLAANSLESKSEVERYLTDCVEDDSPNFFILNWWKVNSSKYRLLSKVARDVLAIPLSTVASESTFSTGGRVLNPF; encoded by the exons atGGCATCTGCATCTGAAACTCAATGCAGCACAAATGAGGTTCCTGTGGCACCCACTCCCACAAATGAGGCTCCTCAAACGGCGGCAATGGATACTAATGCTGCTATCTCAAATCTCCCTCCCATAGAAG AAGGTGAGAGAGCTGAATGTAAGTATTGTGGCAAAACTTATGCTGCTGGGTCAAAAACTTATGGCACTACTAACTTAAGAACTCATTTGGAAGCTAGGTGTGAAAAATATCCTTATGGTAAGAAAAGGAAGCAGGATAAGACTCAAATGACTTTAGCCTTCAGACTTAAAAAGAGTGATGATGCAGACGGTGCTAATAGTAATAGTCTTATTGCTGTAAGCTACAATGAGAGCATGTGTGGGGAGGCACTCGCTAGGATGATCATTGTGGATGAATTGCCATTTAAATTTGTTGAGCATGAAGGGTTTAGGAACTATAGTAATGTGTTGCAGCCTAGGTTCACTGTCCCAACTCGCACTACTATTGCGAGAGATTGCATTAGACTTTATTCAATAGAGAGGGATaggttgaaaatatttttggaaaaatctaCTCAAAGGATTTCCCTCACCACTGACACTTGGACTTCAatccaaaatattaattacatgTGCCTTACTGCTCATTTCATTGATGATGATTGGCAATTTCACAAaaggattttaaatttttgtcaagTCCCTAATCATAAAG TTGACAATGCAGCCTCTAACAGTGGGACCGTAACCTACTTGAATAGGATAACTAAAGAGTGGGGTGCTTCTATCTTGGGTGGTGAGTTTATGCAAATGAGATGTTGTGCACACATTGTGAACTTTATTGTGATGGAAGGTTTGAAAAGCCTTCATGAGTCAATTTTCAAAGTCCGTAATGCGGTAAG ATGGAACTCGACCTACATGATGCTAGAGAATGCAGAAAAATTTCAAAGGGCATTTGAAAAGTTACGTGTTAATGATGCACAATATATTTGTTACTTCTTGGATGATGGaagtgggaaaaaaatattaggaCCACCTGATTTTGAGGATTGGGATAATGTGAAGgtgtttgtgaaatttttgaagTTGTTTTATGAAGTTACATTACGATTTTCTGGTTCTCTACATGTCAcatctaatatattttttcatgaaCTTTGTGTGATGAAAATTGAATTGACAAACTTGTGTGAAAGTGAAGATCCTCTTTTGAGTATGATGGCAAGGGATATGCATGAGAAATTTGATAAGTATTGGGGGGACATTAAGAAGCTTAATTTGATGATGTTTGTTGCTATTGTACTAGACTCGAG GAGCAGTGGCAGAGAACATGACAAACAAGGTGAAAGGGCTCTTGTTCGTATGTATGAGCACTATTGTGACTGTGATGGGTATTCAAATGGGGAAGGTCAAGATGGCTCTTCTTCAAACAATGTTGAGACTAGACCTGTGCAACATCCCCACGCATTGGTGAAATCTATTTATAAGATGCATTTGGCAGCAAATAGTTTGGAAAGCAAATCAGAGGTGGAAAGATATTTGACTGATTGTGTGGAAGatgattctccaaatttttttattttgaattggtGGAAGGTGAATTCCTCCAAATATCGGCTTCTCTCAAAAGTAGCTCGTGATGTGTTAGCCATTCCTCTTTCTACAGTTGCCTCTGAGTCCACATTTAGTACTGGGGGTCGTGTGTTGAATCCATTTTGA